Proteins co-encoded in one Salvia splendens isolate huo1 chromosome 4, SspV2, whole genome shotgun sequence genomic window:
- the LOC121799485 gene encoding uncharacterized protein LOC121799485 gives MSRKNSMRSRRAWDVLRLALLWARRGGAFRNRMAINMRLLQKGIRKLRHSHHHGTPLVYGERELSFDDTPVIHVKMHRPASLRFMIPCIKPQVDFDYDFDFDDDEIYAEEEEEKVIGIGEECDEEVDLKAEEFIANFYKQMKLQRQISYLQYHEKRSTN, from the coding sequence ATGTCAAGAAAGAATTCAATGAGAAGCCGGAGGGCATGGGACGTGCTCCGGCTAGCTCTGCTGTGGGCCCGGAGGGGCGGCGCATTCAGAAACCGGATGGCTATAAACATGCGGCTCCTTCAGAAGGGGATCAGGAAGCTCCGCCACTCTCACCACCACGGGACGCCGCTCGTCTACGGCGAGCGTGAGCTGTCGTTCGACGACACTCCGGTGATACACGTCAAGATGCACCGCCCTGCCTCGCTTCGATTCATGATTCCATGCATCAAGCCCCAAGTGGACTTCGATTACGATTTCGACTTTGACGATGACGAGATTTAtgccgaggaggaggaagaaaaaGTGATCGGAATTGGCGAGGAATGTGACGAAGAAGTTGATTTGAAGGCGGAGGAATTTATAGCCAATTTTTATAAGCAGATGAAGCTTCAGAGGCAAATATCGTATTTGCAGTATCATGAAAAAAGATCTACGAATTGA
- the LOC121799595 gene encoding GATA transcription factor 15-like, translating into MDLKQQISEEKKIRSSSPKSCTDCRTTRTPLWRGGPHGPKSLCNACGIKYNKKRRESLGLDTGSRKKKRSEDRSSKVGEILKMRFMRSSKLMSKLREEEQAAILLMALSCGSVSA; encoded by the exons ATGGATCTGAAG CAACAAATTTCGGAGGAGAAGAAAATCAGATCTTCTTCCCCAAAAAGCTGCACCGATTGTCGCACCACCAGAACTCCTCTCTGGCGAGGCGGTCCTCACGGACCTAAG TCGTTGTGCAATGCGTGCGGAATCAAGTACAACAAGAAGAGGAGAGAGAGCCTTGGATTGGATACAGGAAGCCGGAAAAAGAAGAGGAGCGAAGATCGGAGCAGCAAAGTCGGGGAGATTTTGAAGATGCGATTCATGAGATCAAGTAAGCTGATGAGCAAACTAAGGGAGGAAGAGCAGGCTGCGATTCTGCTCATGGCTCTCTCTTGCGGATCCGTCTCTGCATAG
- the LOC121799057 gene encoding probable galacturonosyltransferase-like 7, whose translation MLWIMRFSGFFSAAMVMIVLSPSFQSFPPAEAIRSSHTDSVLRFSTPTHSGDKFSFRRAPAFRNGGECRSPKAENYSVCDPSLVHVAITLDVEYLRGSVAAVHSVLQHTKCPESVFFHFLVPEIGFQSLVRSTFPELKFKVYYFDPERVRNLISSSVRQALEQPLNYARNYLADLLETCVTRVIYLDSDLVVVDDISKLWSTKLGRKTIGAPEYCHANFTKYFTSHFWSNSRFSGVFSGRSPCYFNTGVMVMDLGKWRRFGYTRRIERWMEVQKTSASRIYELGSLPPFLLVFAGHVAPIEHRWNQHGLGGDNVRGSCRDLHPGPVSLLHWSGSGKPWLRLDSKQPCPLDSLWSPYDLYGHST comes from the coding sequence ATGCTATGGATAATGAGGTTTTCCGGATTCTTTTCGGCGGCGATGGTGATGATTGTGCTCTCCCCTTCGTTCCAGTCCTTCCCGCCGGCGGAGGCGATTCGTTCCTCGCACACCGATTCGGTGCTCAGATTCTCCACGCCGACGCATTCCGGCGACAAATTCTCCTTCCGCCGCGCGCCGGCGTTCCGCAATGGCGGGGAGTGCCGTTCGCCGAAGGCGGAGAATTATAGCGTCTGCGATCCGTCGCTTGTCCACGTGGCGATCACGCTCGACGTCGAGTATCTGCGCGGCTCCGTCGCCGCCGTTCATTCGGTTCTTCAGCATACCAAGTGCCCGGAGAGTGTGTTTTTCCATTTCCTAGTGCCGGAAATTGGTTTCCAGAGTCTGGTCCGATCTACGTTCCCGGAATTGAAGTTCAAGGTGTATTACTTCGATCCGGAGAGAGTGCGGAATCTCATCTCCAGCTCCGTCAGGCAAGCGCTCGAACAGCCGCTCAATTACGCCCGAAATTACCTTGCAGATCTGCTTGAAACATGCGTCACACGAGTGATCTACCTAGATTCGGATCTCGTCGTCGTCGACGACATTTCGAAGCTCTGGAGCACGAAATTGGGGCGGAAAACGATCGGCGCGCCGGAATACTGCCACGCCAATTTCACAAAATACTTCACCTCGCATTTCTGGTCGAATAGTCGCTTCTCCGGCGTGTTCTCCGGCCGCAGCCCGTGCTACTTCAACACCGGCGTGATGGTGATGGATCTGGGGAAGTGGAGGCGGTTCGGGTACACGCGCCGCATAGAGCGGTGGATGGAGGTGCAGAAGACGAGCGCGAGCCGCATTTACGAGCTCGGCTCACTGCCGCCGTTCCTGCTGGTGTTCGCCGGACACGTAGCGCCGATCGAGCACAGGTGGAATCAGCACGGATTGGGCGGCGACAACGTGCGCGGCAGCTGCAGGGACCTCCACCCCGGCCCAGTCAGCCTGCTGCACTGGAGCGGCAGCGGTAAGCCGTGGCTTCGGCTCGACTCCAAGCAGCCATGTCCTCTCGACTCCTTGTGGTCGCCCTACGATCTGTACGGCCATTCGACATAA